The nucleotide window GTTTCGTAAACGAtaaagatcaacaacaaccttgGACGCCGACGCCGACAATAACACCCATAATAGAACCACAAATCCGCCAGGGCACAGGAAGCTCCGAATACCACAAAGCCGTCTCTTGTCTGTGGTAGATGAAAACGCCACATATAATGTAGCTTCGCCCTCAGTCCCTACCAACTAAATGCTATGCAAACATCAAATTCCTCTATTAACAATCTCACATGGCCATTTCAGCCTGCAACTTCCGAAGTTCGgcttcctcgtcatcttcttcaactgccTGCTTCTTGCTTGACACGGCTGTATGATGTTAGTATTTAcagaaaaaagaattttGAGCAAGGGCACATACGCTCTTCCCTAGCCGGCGTGGGTAGCTTATGCACAGCATCTGACACAGGGACGGTGCCTGTCTTCAGCATCTGTTCGTCGAGCTGCTCCTGTTGTAGCTCATCCAATTCGTTCTCCAACTCATCCTCGTCGATCGGCTCGCCTAATGAGTTCGAGGTGATTGCGTTGACAATCTCGTCGCTCATTGCATTATGCTCACGCAGTTCGTCCCTATAACTTCAGGTTAGCCAAGGACACATCTCATACAAACTGGCATAAATAAGCGTGGCATGAACGTACATTGTTGCATCAACCTTGTCCACCGTAAGACCTCCATAGATCTGCTTCATGGCCGCGTTGGCGTTGCTCATGGCTGCCAGAGTCTCCTTGTTGATATTGGCGGACTCGATCGAGTTGATTTGCTGCTCTAGTGTACCGATCTGTGCGACGGTTTGCTCGAGCGCGTGCTCGTGTGTCTTCTTGCGCCTCAAGGCCGCTTTGGCCGCTATCATATAGATCAGCATCTCTGCCCCGCATTACGAATCTCATTGAGATGACCATGTACCGTTCTTGTTGGTGCTCACGTTCTTGCGTGCGGTAGCATCCTGCTCGTCGATCTGGTTCTGGAGATGCCTCTCGCGCTTCTGCAACATGTCAAGCTGCGCTCGCAGCCCGAGGATCGCATTCTTGGGCGTGTCCTTGCGTTTTTGGGCCGCGGCGCCACCGAACCAACCCCACATGTTTACAGTTTCTGATCGGTGAAGATTGGGGATAAATatgagtttgatgaggaAAAGGGAGCGCGAGTCCTGTTCCTCTTGATGAGCGATCTCGTCGTGCAGTGTCGGAGCAGAAAATGGCGTAATGAGCCTCGACTCAGTATCGGGTAGTGGGGTCAGGCTTCAGGAGAATAATGACCACCGGGGCTACACAGGATATCGGAAGCTTCTAGTATATATGAATAAGAAGCGCGATATGCCCTGTAAGTTGTGATGTTCGTTGTCGTCAGCGTCGTCGTCCTAGGTAGTGTAAAGTTGAAGGTAGCCTGCGGGACTCTTATCGTTGCCTGTGTGATGACGGCACCTCGACCTTGCCCGCCATTTCCTCTTAATTGCATATTGTGGGGCTGTCTGCTATATTTGCAAGATCGCTCAGGTGCACCCGTCTCATGTGACGCAATATTCAAATAGCCGATCTGAACTACCCATGTCACTGCGACCAAATATGAGGCCATTCGCAAGTGAGATATGATGGGTGTAATAGCACGGTTCTTTCAGTATGTTCATGCTTGAGTTGTTCTTTCATAAAATAGTATTCACTTTTCCACCTCTCCACTGCTTGACAAGCTGGAATTGCAGGAATACTAGTTAAGTTCGTCGGCTCATGTTCAAGCATAGTCGATGGGAAATCCATTGGCTAATTATACTGATGATTATCATCAGTGTATCCTCAACTCCAGAAAGCGACTCATACTACCTATATTATATCTGGCTCCATACTCCGTCAGCTCCCTCCATATAAAGCTCCCTCTCCCTAACACACATTACTGCTGAGTCTTCATGGCACAGCGCGTTTCCTGACTGATAATAAGAAACCAGTTCCCAAATATCACAGAAAGCATCTGCTTCGCTTTTAGCCCCTTCCTCCAAAAGATACCCCTAGCGCCCACATTGATCGTATTGAATACACGACAGATCGAGTCGAATCGAACGAAATAGTTACTCGCTGAAGGATAATGTTTTGTTGCTCATTTCCAAGCTTAGCTTGAAGGTGAACATCGACCGACTGGTCTGGAAAATGTTGGAAACGTTAACGGCGTAACGTCATGAGTCTGCGTGTATAGAGTGAGGTGGTCGAGAGTCGTCAGGTACATAAGTTAGGCCAAAGATCAAGTCCACTTTCTCTTCAAAATTGCGGCTCTCATCATAAGTTACCGCCCTTCTCTTGTGTATCGTAATGCCATACGATGTAGTTCGGGAGACCAATGACCTGATAACCGGCACGCTTGGCCATCTTGGCAAAGCCTTCGGTCTCAGCCTGGTTTTCAAAAGCATACGCTGGAAAGTTGATGCCTAAAGATGATGTTAACTGCGACGTTATGGAACTTGATATTCTGTGACCACGAACCTGAGCGATGAACGTCTGCCTTGACAAGAATGTTGACACCACCAATACCATCCAGTTGAACCTCAACATCTTTGTTTTCGCGCCAATCTCCCATCTTGCACATGTATTCGCGTCCAGTGTCGAATTCCTTGTAGCCTTCGACAATGACTGTGTCCTTCGGCAGGCTATTGGCGAGCTTTCGGCCCTTATCGGACTCGATCCATGAGTTGTAGTCGACTGCGATTGCAAATTAGTAACTCTCAGGTCATAGCGAGACTTGAGGAACTTACATCGACCTTCGATATCAACACCCTTCTCGAACCTGTGGAACCAAATGTCTCGGATGTGTCAGTGCCATGATGTCTCAGAATCTGCTTCAAGGGACTTACTGGGCACGAGAATATCTCTATCGTGCGCAACAAAATCTTCGATGATCCGTCTTGGCGCTTGTTCAATATCAACGTCACGCCAGTACACCCATGAGTGCTCTGGCTTCAGAGCTGTAGCCAAGAGGTAGTTTCTTGCCTTGGCCATAGCTTTGCGACGTGGCGCTTGTACCTCAAATCCATGTCTCTGTTCTGCATCCTGGCTGAGGTGGAAATGGAAGTTCTTTTCGACAACAGTAATACTGTTAAATGGCACCTCATCCTTCCGCTTTTGTAGGTGGTCAAGCTCGGAAGCAAGGACAGCAAGTGTATCGTCTTTCGAGTCAGATATTAAGAAGGCGAGATCGATCAGACGG belongs to Fusarium oxysporum Fo47 chromosome V, complete sequence and includes:
- a CDS encoding Snf7-domain-containing protein; the protein is MWGWFGGAAAQKRKDTPKNAILGLRAQLDMLQKRERHLQNQIDEQDATARKNVSTNKNAAKAALRRKKTHEHALEQTVAQIGTLEQQINSIESANINKETLAAMSNANAAMKQIYGGLTVDKVDATMDELREHNAMSDEIVNAITSNSLGEPIDEDELENELDELQQEQLDEQMLKTGTVPVSDAVHKLPTPAREEPVSSKKQAVEEDDEEAELRKLQAEMAM
- a CDS encoding Anp1-domain-containing protein translates to MLLPGGGLNWKAAKAQMPPSRVLRSNLTRSRLLLLIGVTSIVMLLYRSFRAPPPGPQNVRCWGPNKSPMEMTPNEHALWNAHMQTPVLFNHHKPLKVESPSIQHIDLNPITSSPQALIRNERVLILTPLKDAAPFLKNYFKLIAELTYPHRLIDLAFLISDSKDDTLAVLASELDHLQKRKDEVPFNSITVVEKNFHFHLSQDAEQRHGFEVQAPRRKAMAKARNYLLATALKPEHSWVYWRDVDIEQAPRRIIEDFVAHDRDILVPNIWFHRFEKGVDIEGRFDYNSWIESDKGRKLANSLPKDTVIVEGYKEFDTGREYMCKMGDWRENKDVEVQLDGIGGVNILVKADVHRSGINFPAYAFENQAETEGFAKMAKRAGYQVIGLPNYIVWHYDTQEKGGNL